The Anoplopoma fimbria isolate UVic2021 breed Golden Eagle Sablefish chromosome 20, Afim_UVic_2022, whole genome shotgun sequence genome includes a window with the following:
- the LOC129110044 gene encoding mucin-5AC-like, whose product MSQCPGVHLYIIAARKMETLLALVIALSATASDHSQCHQYHKNRNDTKSTPSVTNTTTTGPNDTKSTPSVTNTTTTGPNDTKSTPSVTNTTTTGPNGTKTTPSVTNTTTTGPNDTKSTPSVTNTTTTGPNDTKSTPSVTNTTTTGPNDTKTTPSVTNTTTTGPNDTKTTPSVTNTTTTGPNDTKTTPSVTNTTTTGPNGTKTTPSVTNTTTTGPNGTKTTPSVTNTTTTGPNDTKTTPSVTNTTTTGPNDTKTTPSVTNTTTTDPNDTKTTPSVTNTTTTGPNDTKTTPSVTTAAPKTWIRRHGSTTSDRKATTVTVTTTNPKSTTKGSSVTTATTKSPHMGSTSTLKTATSTANSSPVSNKPITSQGSTPSTAPSTALPPASGGVPGWGIALLVLAALVLFCLLLLIIGLLVWCCCFRGRNDSGSYDNLNSRDDIPLYTTHGRFDGPDRKKYVSQTLLETDICEDV is encoded by the exons atgtcacagtgtcctGGAGTACACCTGTACATCATTGCTGCCAG AAAGATGGAGACGCTGCTCGCACTCGTGATCGCTCTCTCCGCCACCGCCtcag ACCACTCCCAGTGTCACCAGTACCACAAAAATCGCAACGACACCAAGTCCACTCCCAGTGTCACCAATACCACAACAACTGGTCCAAACGACACCAAGTCCACTCCCAGTGTCACCAATACCACAACAACTGGTCCAAACGACACCAAGTCCACTCCCAGTGTCACCAATACCACAACAACTGGTCCAAACGGCACCAAGACCACTCCCAGTGTCACCAATACCACAACAACTGGTCCAAACGACACCAAGTCCACTCCCAGTGTCACCAATACCACAACAACTGGTCCAAACGACACCAAGTCCACTCCCAGTGTCACCAATACCACAACAACTGGTCCAAACGACACCAAGACCACTCCCAGTGTCACCAATACCACAACAACTGGTCCAAACGACACCAAGACCACTCCCAGTGTCACCAATACCACAACAACTGGTCCAAACGACACCAAGACCACTCCCAGTGTCACCAATACCACAACAACTGGTCCAAACGGCACCAAGACCACTCCCAGTGTCACCAATACCACAACAACTGGTCCAAACGGCACCAAGACCACTCCCAGTGTCACCAATACCACAACAACTGGTCCAAACGACACCAAGACCACTCCCAGTGTCACCAATACCACAACAACTGGTCCAAACGACACCAAGACCACTCCCAGTGTCACCAATACCACAACAACTGATCCCAACGACACCAAGACCACTCCCAGTGTCACCAATACCACAACAACTGGTCCAAACGACACCAAGACCACTCCCAGTGTCACCACAGCAGCGCCCAAGACATGGATCCGCCGACATGGATCAACAACCTCAGACAGAAAAGCAACAACCGTCACCGTGACAACCACCAATCCGAAAAGCACTACAAAAGGTTCTTCTGTAACCACGGCGACGACGAAGAGCCCTCACATGGGCtctacttccaccctgaagacTGCGACTTCAACAGCAAACAGCTCACCGGTCTCAAATAAACCAATCACGTCGCAGGGCTCGACCCCGAGCACGGCCCCGAGCACGGCCCTGCCCCCGGCCAGCGGCGGCGTCCCCGGTTGGGGGATCGCTCTGCTGGTGCTGGCGGCTCTGGTTCTGTTTTGTCTGCTTCTGCTGATCATCGGACTG CTGGTGTGGTGCTGCTGCTTTAGAGGGAGAAACGACTCCGGTTCCTATGACAACCTGAACAGCAGAGACGACATCCCTCTGTACACAACACACGGACGCTTCGACGGGCCCGACCGCAAGAAATACGTGAGTCAAACGCTTCTAGAAACAGATATCTGTGAGGATGTATAA